A portion of the Carcharodon carcharias isolate sCarCar2 chromosome 18, sCarCar2.pri, whole genome shotgun sequence genome contains these proteins:
- the LOC121290420 gene encoding potassium voltage-gated channel subfamily E member 2, which yields MEAEAAAKAITGAMEAVNTNSSEMPNITLIFEKFFIQFYKNYLAQQKREAALNKKLQEEDFQFAYLYILVMFGIFTFIIITMLASTVRSRREEHTEDPYHTYIADDAWKWKGQNALGSDFTKFYVNENVVRALQSLSDQDETVTIQRR from the exons ATGGAGGCCGAGGCAGCAGCTAAAGCAAT AACTGGTGCAATGGAAGCTGTTAACACTAACAGCTCAGAAATGCCGAACATAACCCTCATATTTGAAAAGTTTTTCATACAGTTTTACAAAAACTATTTGGCTCAACAAAAGCGGGAAGCAGCCTTGAATAAGAAGCTCCAGGAGGAAGATTTTCAGTTTGCTTATTTGTACATACTGGTAATGTTCGGCATCTTCACCTTCATTATTATTACAATGCTGGCCAGCACTGTGAGGTCAAGGAGGGAGGAGCACACGGAAGACCCCTACCACACCTACATCGCTGATGATGCATGGAAATGGAAGGGGCAAAATGCTTTGGGCTCAGATTTTACAAAGTTCTATGTCAATGAAAATGTAGTCAGGGCTCTTCAAAGTTTGTCGGATCAGGATGAGACTGTAACAATCCAACGAAGATGA